One stretch of Oligoflexus sp. DNA includes these proteins:
- a CDS encoding farnesyl diphosphate synthase gives MVSIMELSPWLERFEAEWLHVQDRLYPESTRLHAACRYALAGQGKRIRPLLAMAAAEAVGSDWQNALPAAMALEFVHTYSLVHDDLPCMDDDDLRRGRATTHKVFDEATALLVGDALLTDSFQVILQSTHLPAAIQVELVKTLSEAAGGRGMVYGQDLDMHWTGRPGFTAQDLDAIHHNKTGALIAAACALGALAGGADTKTAAHLKAFGFKLGLAFQIVDDLLDNSAATGKSQGKDAESGKLTYLSLMPQGEARERATRLTDEAMQDLMPFGDKGATLRLLAGKLLERTY, from the coding sequence ATGGTGAGTATCATGGAGTTATCCCCCTGGCTGGAGCGTTTCGAAGCGGAATGGCTTCACGTGCAGGATCGTCTTTATCCCGAATCCACAAGGCTGCATGCAGCCTGCCGCTATGCATTGGCGGGACAGGGCAAGCGCATTCGTCCGCTTCTCGCCATGGCCGCCGCCGAAGCCGTCGGCTCGGATTGGCAAAACGCCCTGCCCGCAGCCATGGCCCTTGAATTCGTGCACACCTACAGCCTCGTCCATGATGATCTTCCCTGCATGGATGATGATGATCTGCGTCGCGGCCGCGCGACCACGCACAAGGTTTTCGATGAAGCCACAGCCCTGCTCGTCGGTGATGCGCTCCTCACCGATTCCTTTCAGGTGATTCTGCAGTCGACGCATCTGCCCGCAGCCATCCAGGTGGAACTCGTCAAAACCTTGAGCGAGGCCGCCGGCGGTCGCGGTATGGTGTATGGTCAGGATCTGGATATGCATTGGACCGGACGGCCGGGGTTCACAGCGCAGGATCTGGATGCCATTCATCACAATAAAACCGGCGCTCTGATTGCTGCGGCCTGCGCCCTCGGGGCTCTGGCAGGCGGCGCGGATACGAAGACGGCCGCTCATTTGAAAGCCTTTGGCTTCAAACTGGGCCTTGCCTTTCAAATCGTCGATGATCTTTTGGATAATAGCGCGGCCACAGGCAAATCGCAGGGCAAGGATGCCGAATCCGGCAAGCTCACCTATTTGAGTTTGATGCCCCAGGGTGAAGCGAGAGAACGCGCCACGCGCTTAACGGACGAGGCCATGCAGGACCTCATGCCCTTCGGCGACAAAGGCGCAACCCTGCGCCTTCTGGCTGGAAAACTTCTGGAACGGACCTACTGA